In the genome of Agelaius phoeniceus isolate bAgePho1 chromosome 31, bAgePho1.hap1, whole genome shotgun sequence, the window ctggccctggcaggctggtgtcacctgtcacccacaggtgcccagaccagccagctcctggtggagcccccctggaggccgggtgtgctgtgggaccgggtgacactgacctgccagggctcggggacccccggtgccaccacctggtacaaggacgggcagcgctgggggcagcagggacgtGACCGCCTCAGTGTCACCGAGAGTGGCACCTACACATGTGACAGACCCGGCACCAGGCGCAGCCCCCCCGTGACTGTCTTAGATGGTGAGGGTGGATCTTTAATGATCAGGGTGGCCCCTGAGAGGTCAGGGTGGGCTCCACTCCATGGGTGGCCTCACACCCCTCATGTGGCGAgagcctgtgccctgcacacagggacatcccagtgcagcccactgctctccagagcaccCAGATGTCCCTGGTGCTATGGGCACCCACCTCAGAATGGCCTCATCAGTGAGATGTGACCTTCCTGTCCCACAGACccactggtgctgcaggtgccagcgtggacactgctggagggggacacagtgacactgcgctgccggggccggcaGGAAAACCATCTCAGCAGGGTGCGATTTTACCGGGATGAGAAGGATCTCGGGGGGTCCCTCAGGGGAACTGAGATGTCCCTgccccccctgcagctgcaccacagcgGCCGCTACAGCTGTGGGGGCTTGGTGGGGTCCTGGCAGTCCCggtcagcagcagtgacagtgacagtgcagggtGAGCACCCCCATGGCTGGAACTCCAATATCTTGACAACCCCAAAGCCACTTCCCAGTGCACTCAGAGTCACAGTCctcacctcccctctccttcccagagctcttctcGGTGCCGGTGCTGGAGGGTCCCCCCACACCCACCGAGGGGTCCcccctgactctcagctgcctcagcacccccagccccctgcggccccgagcccccctcCTGCACGTGTTCTACCGGGACGGGCAGGTGGTGGGGGGCCCACAGGGGTCCccgcagctgctggtgcccgcCGTGGGGGTCTCCCACTCGGGGAATTATGGCTGTGAGGTGCACTCCCAGGGTGGGGCCGTGCGGAAGAGCAGTGCCCGGCTCCGCGTCACGGTGCGCAGTGAGTGTGGGGATGGGCACGGggagcccccacagcctcctTGGGTCCCCCACACTGCCTGGCATCACCCAGCCCTCCCTGATGCCTACTCTGGGCTACCCAACCTTTCCCGGATCCCTCCCTGGCT includes:
- the LOC143691879 gene encoding Fc receptor-like protein 3, with protein sequence MESRQPGEQWPEQRVTASAHGWGHRDGREAQTLGLAGAQTSQLLVEPPWRPGVLWDRVTLTCQGSGTPGATTWYKDGQRWGQQGRDRLSVTESGTYTCDRPGTRRSPPVTVLDDPLVLQVPAWTLLEGDTVTLRCRGRQENHLSRVRFYRDEKDLGGSLRGTEMSLPPLQLHHSGRYSCGGLVGSWQSRSAAVTVTVQELFSVPVLEGPPTPTEGSPLTLSCLSTPSPLRPRAPLLHVFYRDGQVVGGPQGSPQLLVPAVGVSHSGNYGCEVHSQGGAVRKSSARLRVTVRRVPPLGVSLSAQPPGAQVALGDSLELNCSVTMGTGALSFSWHREGSGALLGTGPRLELRHVGDNDSGQYRCRVSDGDSAAESDPMNVTVLVPVANATITPGPLSHQVRAGDNVTLHCSVQVGSAPVTFTWLHNRQEVAQGPLLELSDVEVGHSGTYQCVATNQLGQDGHRVFRAFSPELALEVTPQSSLLTGGVTRGCWGVQDACSSG